From one Triticum urartu cultivar G1812 chromosome 3, Tu2.1, whole genome shotgun sequence genomic stretch:
- the LOC125543580 gene encoding uncharacterized protein LOC125543580: MAKPPPSAAASAAGGRGPAHHRTRLLLLLLVAVAASAFTAGYVLRGGPVGPCDTRGDPVDVVAARAGGAASSPLGFMKSKLVLLVSHELSLSGGPLLLMELAFLLRQVGCQVVWITNQRPEGTNDVSYSLEHKMLNHGVQVLPARGQEAVETALKADLVILNTAVAGKWLDAVLKDNVPQVLPKILWWIHEMRGHYFKLEYVKHLPLVAGAMIDSHITVEYWKTRTHDRLNIQMPQTFAVHLGNSKELTEVAEDNVARRVLREHIRESLGVRSEDLLFAMINSVSRGKGQDLFLQAFHQSLQLIQHQKLKVPKVHAVVVGSDMSAQTKYETQLRDFVAKNGIHDRVHFINKTLAVAPYLAAIDVLVQNSQARGECFGRITIEAMAFKLPVLGTAAGGTTEIVLDGSTGLLHPAGKEGVTPLAKNMVRLASHVEQRVSMGNKGYARVKERFMEHHMAERIAVVLKEVLHKSQQHPHS; this comes from the exons ATGGCGAAACCTCCTCCATCCGCGGCGGCGTCGGCCGCCGGCGGCCGCGGCCCTGCCCACCACCGgacccgcctcctcctcctgctcctcgTAGCCGTGGCTGCCTCCGCCTTCACCGCTGGTTATGTCCTCCGCGGCGGCCCTGTCGGCCCATGCGATACCCGAGGGGATCCTGTAGACGTCGTTGCCGCCCGAGCTGGCGGTGCTGCCTCGAGCCCCCTCGGGTTCATGAAGTCCAAGCTCGTGCTGCTTGTCTCCCACGAACTCTCCCTCTCCG GTGGACCGTTATTACTGATGGAGTTGGCGTTTCTTCTTCGGCAGGTTGGTTGTCAAGTGGTGTGGATAACAAACCAGCGACCCGAAGGAACAAACGATGTTTCATATAGCTTGGAGCATAAGATGTTGAACCATGGAGTGCAG GTTTTACCTGCTAGGGGACAGGAGGCAGTTGAGACTGCTCTTAAGGCTGACCTGGTTATCTTGAACACCGCTGTTGCTGGCAAGTGGCTTGATGCTGTTCTAAAAGATAATGTTCCTCAAGTCCTTCCGAAGATTTTGTGGTGGATCCATGAAATGCGAGGACATTACTTTAAGCTTGAGTATGTGAAACATCTTCCTTTGGTTGCTGGAGCCATGATCGATTCTCACATAACAGTTGAATATTGGAAGACCAGGACTCATGACCGTCTAAA TATACAGATGCCACAAACTTTTGCTGTTCACCTCGGGAATAGTAAAGAGTTAACAGAAGTTGCCGAAGATAATGTCGCAAGAAGAGTCTTACGTGAACATATACGCGAGTCCCTTGGAGTTAGGAGTGAAGATCTCCTATTTGCTATGATAAACA GTGTTTCACGGGGAAAAGGACAAGACTTATTTCTTCAAGCATTTCATCAGAGCCTGCAACTCATCCAACATCAGAAGTTAAAAGTGCCTAAAGTGCATGCTGTAGTTGTCGGAAGTGATATGAGTGCTCAGACGAAGTATGAGACACAGTTACGTGATTTTGTGGCAAAGAATGGGATCCATGACCGTGTTCACTTTATAAACAAGACGTTGGCAGTGGCACCTTATTTGGCTGCAATTGATGTGCTTGTCCAGAACTCTCAG GCCCGTGGAGAATGTTTTGGAAGGATAACGATAGAAGCAATGGCGTTCAAGTTGCCAGTGCTG GGCACGGCTGCCGGAGGGACCACCGAAATCGTCTTGGATGGTTCAACTGGCCTTCTGCACCCTGCTGGAAAGGAGGGCGTCACGCCTCTCGCCAAGAACATGGTAAGGCTTGCGAGCCATGTTGAGCAGAGGGTCTCCATGGGAAACAAGGGCTATGCCAGGGTGAAGGAGAGGTTCATGGAGCACCACATGGCCGAACGCATTGCTGTGGTGCTGAAGGAAGTTCTACACAAGTCTCAGCAGCATCCTCATTCCTGA